The proteins below come from a single Mycolicibacterium sp. TY81 genomic window:
- a CDS encoding TetR/AcrR family transcriptional regulator: MTAARRRRAPRGSGDQLRDEILDAATELLLETGSAKEVSIRSVSQRVGVTPPSIYLHFADKDALLDAVCGRYFERLDAVMQQVAAEQPTTIDRLRAQGLAYVRFARQNPELYRIAMMSEGHPDSDVDQALNTAAFVHMRDSVQALMDEGSYPAGDVTVTALGLWTVAHGLAALFISRPYLPFGDLEEFADRVLSAACLGGMVRGLGGPDVAPQQLVERLKGS, translated from the coding sequence ATGACAGCGGCCAGACGGCGCCGTGCCCCGCGCGGCTCCGGAGACCAGCTGCGCGACGAAATCCTTGATGCGGCAACCGAATTGCTGCTGGAAACGGGCAGCGCCAAGGAGGTGTCCATCCGGTCGGTCTCGCAGCGGGTGGGCGTCACCCCGCCATCGATCTACCTGCATTTCGCCGACAAGGACGCCTTGCTGGACGCGGTGTGCGGCCGGTACTTCGAGCGACTGGACGCCGTGATGCAGCAGGTGGCCGCCGAGCAACCGACGACCATCGACCGGCTGCGCGCGCAAGGGCTGGCATACGTCCGGTTCGCCCGCCAGAACCCCGAGCTCTACCGGATCGCCATGATGTCCGAGGGACATCCGGACAGCGACGTGGACCAGGCCCTTAACACCGCGGCGTTCGTGCACATGCGGGATTCGGTGCAGGCACTGATGGACGAGGGCAGCTATCCGGCCGGCGACGTGACGGTGACGGCGCTCGGGTTGTGGACGGTGGCGCACGGTCTGGCGGCGTTGTTCATCTCGCGGCCGTATCTACCGTTCGGTGATCTCGAGGAGTTCGCGGACCGGGTACTCAGCGCCGCGTGCCTCGGTGGCATGGTGAGAGGACTGGGCGGACCCGACGTGGCGCCGCAACAGCTGGTCGAGCGACTGAAAGGTTCCTGA